A stretch of Roseovarius sp. M141 DNA encodes these proteins:
- a CDS encoding STAS domain-containing protein, translated as MDLESSQHGPYHLIKVNAPRIDAAHAIAFKDTIRAMTAGGTDNVVLDLGQVRFIDSSGLGAIVAALKLMGPHRRLDLACLTPDVAKVFRLTRMDSIFAIHASLEDLTSRQAG; from the coding sequence ATGGACCTCGAAAGCAGCCAGCACGGCCCCTATCACCTGATCAAGGTAAATGCCCCGCGAATCGATGCCGCACATGCGATCGCATTCAAGGATACGATACGCGCGATGACCGCCGGGGGCACTGATAACGTTGTACTTGACCTCGGGCAGGTGCGATTCATCGATTCCAGCGGTCTGGGCGCGATTGTCGCGGCGCTCAAGCTGATGGGCCCCCACAGACGTCTGGATCTGGCCTGCCTGACGCCGGACGTGGCCAAGGTGTTCCGCCTGACGCGCATGGATTCGATCTTTGCCATCCACGCATCGCTGGAGGACCTGACATCACGGCAAGCTGGATGA